One window of Triticum dicoccoides isolate Atlit2015 ecotype Zavitan chromosome 5A, WEW_v2.0, whole genome shotgun sequence genomic DNA carries:
- the LOC119301011 gene encoding asparagine synthetase [glutamine-hydrolyzing]-like, with product MCGILAVLGCADDTQGKRVRVLELSRRLKHRGPDWSGMHQVGDCYLSHQRLAIIDPASGDQPLYNEDKSIVVTVNGEIYNHEQLRAQLSSHTFRTGSDCEVIAHLYEEHGENFIDMLDGVFSFVLLDTRDNSFIAARDAIGVTPLYIGWGIDGSVWISSEMKGLNDDCEHFEIFPPGHLYSSKQGGFKRWYNPPWFSEVIPSVPYVPLALRKAFEKAVIKRLMTDVPFGVLLSGGLDSSLVAAVTVRHLAGTKAAKRWGTKLHSFCVGLEGSPDLKAAKEVANYLGTMHHEFTFTVQDGIDAIEDVIYHTETYDVTTIRASTPMFLMSRKIKSLGVKMVISGEGSDEIFGGYLYFHKAPNKEELHRETCQKIKALHQYDCLRANKATSAWGLEARVPFLDKEFINEAMSIDPEWKMIRPDLGRIEKWVLRKAFDDEEQPFLPKHILYRQKEQFSDGVGYSWIDGLKAHAESNVTVKMMSNAKFIYPHNTPTTKEAYCYRMIFERFFPQNSAILMVPGGPSVACSTAKAVEWDAQWSGNLDPSGRAALGVHLSAYEQEHLPATILTGTSKKPRMIEVAAPGVAIES from the exons ATGTGCGGCATACTGGCGGTGCTGGGCTGCGCCGATGACACCCAGGGGAAGAGAGTGCGCGTGCTCGAGCTCTCGCGCAGGCTCAAGCACCGCGGCCCCGACTGGAGCGGCATGCACCAGGTCGGCGACTGCTACCTCTCCCACCAGCGCCTCGCCATCATCGACCCTGCCTCTGGCGACCAGCCCCTCTACAACGAGGACAAGTCCATCGTCGTCACT GTGAATGGAGAGATCTACAACCATGAACAGCTCCGGGCGCAGCTCTCCTCCCACACGTTCAGGACAGGCAGCGACTGCGAGGTCATCGCGCACCTG TACGAGGAGCACGGGGAGAACTTCATCGACATGCTGGATGGTGTCTTCTCCTTCGTCTTGCTCGACACACGCGACAACAGCTTCATTGCTGCCCGTGATGCCATTGGCGTCACACCCCTGTATATTGGCTGGGGAATTGATG GGTCGGTGTGGATATCATCAGAGATGAAGGGCCTGAATGATGATTGTGAGCACTTTGAGATCTTTCCTCCTGGCCATCTCTACTCCAGCAAGCAGGGAGGCTTCAAGAGATGGTACAACCCACCTTGGTTCTCCGAGGTCATTCCTTCAGTGCCATATGTTCCACTTGCTCTCAGGAAGGCTTTTGAAAAG GCTGTCATCAAGAGGCTTATGACGGACGTTCCATTCGGTGTTCTACTCTCTGGTGGCCTAGACTCATCATTGGTTGCAGCCGTTACAGTTCGTCACCTGGCAGGGACAAAGGCTGCAAAGCGCTGGGGGACTAAGCTTCATTCTTTTTGTGTCGGACTTGAG GGGTCACCTGATCTGAAGGCCGCAAAGGAGGTAGCCAATTACCTGGGGACCATGCACCATGAGTTCACCTTCACTGTTCAG GACGGCATTGATGCAATTGAGGATGTGATTTATCACACCGAAACATATGATGTGACGACAATCAGGGCAAGCACGCCAATGTTCCTGATGTCACGCAAGATCAAGTCACTTGGCGTCAAGATGGTCATCTCTGGTGAGGGTTCCGATGAGATTTTCGGAGGGTACCTCTACTTCCACAAGGCACCCAACAAAGAGGAGCTCCACCGTGAGACATGTCAAAAG ATCAAAGCTCTGCATCAGTACGATTGCTTGAGGGCCAACAAGGCAACATCTGCATGGGGACTCGAAGCACGTGTGCCATTCCTGGACAAGGAGTTTATCAATGAGGCAATGAGCATAGATCCTGAGTGGAAGATG ATCCGACCTGATCTTGGAAGAATTGAGAAGTGGGTGCTGAGGAAAGCATTTGATGACGAGGAGCAACCATTCCTGCCAAAG CACATTCTGTACAGGCAGAAAGAGCAGTTCAGTGATGGTGTTGGCTATAGCTGGATTGATGGCCTAAAGGCTCACGCAGAATCAAAT GTGACCGTAAAGATGATGTCAAATGCAAAGTTCATCTACCCGCACAACACCCCGACTACAAAAGAGGCCTACTGTTACAGGATGATATTTGAGAGGTTCTTCCCCCAG AACTCGGCGATCCTGATGGTGCCAGGCGGGCCAAGCGTTGCATGCAGCACGGCAAAGGCGGTAGAGTGGGATGCTCAGTGGTCGGGGAACCTGGATCCCTCAGGGAGAGCAGCACTTGGAGTCCATCTCTCGGCCTATGAACAGGAGCATCTCCCAGCAACCATCTTGACAGGAACCAGCAAGAAGCCGAGGATGATCGAGGTTGCAGCGCCTGGTGTCGCAATTGAGAGTTGA